A single window of Rhodothermales bacterium DNA harbors:
- a CDS encoding class I SAM-dependent methyltransferase, translating to MKNLLKPYRFKLLASERIGPAGNLLDVGCGSHSPTITRKWLPGWKYYGVDRENYGNDEADFGAMEAYYEIDLSNESLAPIPDHFFDVIVMSHVVEHLPNGLEVIRELTSKMKSGGRFYLEFPSVRSLHLPSMTGTLNFCDDETHVRVYSVAEVANTLLTSGFRIARAGTRRDWLRIFLLPIMVPVKYVLRREFSAGDFWDITGFASYVLAVKR from the coding sequence TTGAAGAACCTGCTGAAACCGTATCGCTTCAAGCTGCTCGCATCGGAGCGCATCGGGCCGGCCGGCAACCTGCTGGACGTGGGGTGTGGAAGCCATTCACCGACGATCACACGCAAGTGGCTTCCCGGTTGGAAGTACTATGGTGTTGACCGCGAAAACTACGGCAATGACGAGGCCGACTTCGGTGCCATGGAGGCGTACTACGAGATCGATCTTTCGAACGAATCACTCGCGCCAATTCCTGATCATTTCTTTGACGTGATCGTCATGTCGCACGTCGTGGAGCATTTGCCGAACGGCCTTGAAGTGATCCGTGAGCTCACGTCAAAAATGAAGTCAGGGGGCCGCTTCTACCTCGAGTTCCCCTCCGTGCGCTCTCTGCATTTGCCGTCGATGACCGGTACGTTGAATTTCTGCGACGACGAAACCCACGTTCGGGTGTACAGCGTGGCCGAGGTGGCCAACACGCTTCTGACGAGCGGCTTCCGGATTGCGCGCGCAGGAACGCGTCGTGACTGGCTCCGGATCTTCTTGCTACCCATCATGGTGCCCGTCAAGTACGTGCTGCGACGGGAATTCAGTGCCGGTGACTTCTGGGATATCACCGGGTTTGCGAGTTACGTGCTCGCGGTGAAACGCTGA